The genomic segment AGATACCCCATATTCATTATTAAAACGGGTGTTTTTATATAAAAAAGCTTCTACATAAGGGCTTCCATAATTTCCATATCCTGTTGCTAAATAATTGTTATAGATTCTTTCTTTTACACCAACACTAATTCCTTTAATTGCGCCAGTTTTTGGAATAAAAGTAGAGGCTACTGGTGCAGCATAAATACGGTACTCTAATTTTTTCTTTTTGCTCTTTCCTAATAATTTAATTTTAGGGTTTTTATTTATTTTTTTACCGTCTGCAATTTCTGGGTTAAACTTTGTAACCACATTTACAACTTCTGTTTTAACAGTGTCTTTCTTTTGTTTCTGACCATTTGTTGCCCAGAAACTTAATAAAATAAGTAATGTTAGAAAACCTTTTTTCATTATTATTGTTTTTCTGGATTTACGGAGTTATTTGTTTTGGCTTCGTTTTCTCTAATGGTATTTAGTTCTTCGTGTGCTTCTTGAATGATATCTTCGTATTTTTCGAAGTTTTTAATTACGTTTTCTAAGACAAAGGTTGCTTGATACACATCTTTTAAACCGTAATAATTTTTACCCATTATTACATAACTCTTAACACCCCAGTATTTATAGTTGGAGTAACCAGCAATTAATTTTTGAACTATTTTATTAGAGGCTTCATACTCTTTTTGCTGATTTTTAAAATAAGCATTGTAGTATAATGCTTCTGCTTTTAACTTTCCACTTGCCGTTTTTTCTATTTCGCTATAAAATTCTTCTGCGGTTCTAAAATCTTCATTTTTAAAGGCAGATCTTGCGATTAATATGCGTGCATCGTTTTCTAAATTAGCATCTATTTTATCTTGTTGCAATATTTTTCGTGCATATTCTTCTGCAAAATCGTAGGCTTTGGTTTCGAAATAGGCTTTCATTAAATTACTTTGTGCAAATAGAATATTCTCGGTATTATTTGCCTCTAATTCTAATCTATCTAAAATAGGAAGTGCTTCATTATAATTACCATCCTGCAAATAAATTTGAGCTAATTTGCTTAGCGATTCTTCACTAAATTCGTTTCTATCTTCATTAATTACATTTTTAAATGGAGTAATGGCACTTTGGTATTCTTTATTTTTAAAATAGACATCTGCTAAGTAATAATTAGCTTTTACTTTATGAATTCCTTCTGGAAATTTTCGAGTATAATCTATTAAACTTTTAATGATTTCGTTGTTGTTTTTAGACTCTAAATATTTCTTTTCAGCAACAGCGAAAGATGCATTATCAATATCGGAATTGCTAACATTTATAAATTTTAAGGTTCTTGTCCAACTTATGTAATCATCTAAATTTCCTTCGTCTATATATACATTTCTTGCATTTGCAACAGCTTCAAGAGCTTCTGGAGAGTTCGAAAAACGAGCAACAACTTCTTTATATTTTTTTAGAGCTTGTAGGTTCATATTATCGTTATAATACAATAAACCTTGTCTTAACAACGCACGTGAAAGAAATACACTGTTTGGGTATTTTTCTAATAAACGATCGTAGGCAATGTGTGCATTTTTATGGTCTTTAATTTTTATATAGGTATTTGCAATTTGATACAATGCATCGTCTTTTAAATTAGAATTTTTGTAATTATTAATTACTTTTTTTAGAGCTTCGATTTTAGCTTCATCATCGTCTATAAAACCATAACTCATACCTATTTGATATTGTGCATAATCGGAATTTAATCCAAATTCATCTGCAACAATTTTGTAAGATTTTACAGCTTCAGTATAATTTCTAGATGCAAAGTAACCATCTCCTAAACGAATTAATGCATCGTATTTCGTATCTAAGTCTATGGAATCTTTTGCTAAAAACTTTTTAAAAGCAACAATCGATTTTTTGTACTCTTTTAGTTTAAAATAACCATAACCAATCGTGTAATCTGTTAGTTTAAGCTCATTATCAGTAGAGGTTAAAGATTTATTTAAAGCTTCTAATTTAAGAATAGCATCTTGGTAATTTTCTAAACGATATGCAGTTTCTGCTTCCCAAAATTGCGCTCTTTCTTTAATTTCTGGAGTTATAGATTTTTTAGCTTGAGAAAAAAATGGTAATGCTTCTTTGTATTTTCCTTCGTTAAATAATTGAATTCCTCGATACAAAGAAACTTCTATAATTAAAGCTATATTTTCATCGGATTTTTTCTTTAAAAGAAAGTCTACAGCTCCTTGGTAATTTTGGTCGTTTATAAAGGAAGAAACTACCAATTTATTTATTTCTTGATAAGCTTTCGATTTTGGATATTTCTTTAAATAGTTTTGTAGAACTTCGGAAACTGGTTCAAAAGGGTTGCCAGCTTCGTAACTTAGTTTTGCATAATTTAAAGCGGTGTTTTGTTGAATATTTACGTCGAAACTCATTTCTGAAGCCGATTTAAAAGCATTTAGAGCTTCATTTTTCTGACCGACTTTTAAATAACATTCACCTAAATGAGCATAAGCATTTTGCGATACTTTATTTTTTTGATCTATAATTTTATTGAAACTATTAATGGCATTTTCAAAATCGTTTTGTTTGTAATAAGCATAACCAAGTTGATAATAATCTGTATTGTTCCATTTTCCTTTTTTACCTCTGTAATTCTTTAAATAAGGAATAGCTGCTGCATATTTTTCTAAGTTGAAATAACTTTCTCCAATAATTTTAGAAATATCTGATTGTAAATTTTTCTTTGCGTCTGGTAATAATCTTTTCCCAACCTCAATACAACGTTTAAATTTACCGGCCTTAAAACTAATATCTAATAAATAATAGGTTATTTCTGCTTTATAAGTTGCGTTGTCTGCCATTTTTTTAAGGGTAGATTCTGCAATTCCATAATCTTCTAATTTATAAGCGATGTAACCATAATAATAACGAGAATCGTTTCCGTATTTTGGGTCATTTATTAATAATAAAAAACGATCTTTAGAAAGTTGTAAGTTGTTTGTGGTTAAAAACCCATAACCCATTTTAAAGTCAAGCTCTTTTTTATCTTCTCTCGAAAGTATTTTTGTGTCTACTTTTAAATACCACTTTAGTGCATAAGCAGGCTTTTTATTTGCAAAGTAATAGTTTCCAACATTAAAAAAAGCAACATTTTTTTTATTACTATTTGGGTATTGCTCTACAAAAGAAAGCACTTTCTTATCTGCATCTGTTTGGTTTAACTTTATAGCACACATAGCTTCGAAATAGGTGGCATCTGTTTTTAAATTCGAGCCAACATTTGCTTCGTTAACAACTTTGTCGAACGTTTTTTGTGCAGCAGCATATGCTTTGTTATTGTATAAATTTAACGCATTGTTATAATCTTTTAAAATACTGGTATTTGCAATTGTTTGCTGCGAAAATGTCGTAAAAGACATTATTAAAGCAAAAACCGAAAGAAGGTATTTTTTACGAATAAGATTTTTCATATACTTATTTTAGATACTCAAAATGGATAACGAACAATTTTTTAATTTGTTGGATAGGGGAAGAAAAAATATTGCAACAATTTTGGTCAAAAATAAGAATTGTTTAGATTTCATAGTTAAAAAATCAATAGAAAATTTTAAGTTTGTAGAAACTACTTATTTATGGAAAATTCTGTTTTACAATTAGAGGACGCTGCTATTTATCAAAGAGATAATTTAGTACTCTCTAAAGTGAATTTAACAATTAATACTGGCGATTTCTACTATTTAATAGGAAAAACTGGCAGTGGAAAAAGTAGTTTGATGAAAACTTTGTATGGAGATTTACCTCTTAAAGAAGGTTCTGGAACCATTGTAGGTTTCGATTTAAATACTTTAAAAGAAAAACAAATTCCCTTTTTAAGAAGAAAAATAGGAATTGTTTTTCAGGATTTTAAACTTTTAAGTGATAGAAATGTCTTCGACAACTTAAAATTTGTTTTAAAAGCAACTGGCTGGAAAGACAAAAACTTAATGAAAGATAAAATTCACGAAGTTTTAAATAAGGTAGGTATGAAATCTCAATACTATAAAAAAACCTACGAACTTTCTGGAGGAGAACAACAAAGAGTGGCAATTGCAAGAGCTTTATTAAACGACCCAGAATTGATTTTAGCAGACGAACCAACAGGAAATTTAGACCCAAAAACTTCTTTGGAAGTGATGGAATTGTTAAACTCCATTCACAAAAGCGGCAAAACAATTTTAATGGCAACACACGATTACCAATTAATTGTAAAGTTTAAACAAAAAACGCTAAAATGCGAAGGTGGAGAACTGTTTGAAGTTGCCCAACAAGCCACAGTTTAATGCTTTCTGTTTTACTACCCACATATAATTACAACTGTTTTCCATTCGTAAAAGAG from the Polaribacter cellanae genome contains:
- a CDS encoding tetratricopeptide repeat protein, with the translated sequence MKNLIRKKYLLSVFALIMSFTTFSQQTIANTSILKDYNNALNLYNNKAYAAAQKTFDKVVNEANVGSNLKTDATYFEAMCAIKLNQTDADKKVLSFVEQYPNSNKKNVAFFNVGNYYFANKKPAYALKWYLKVDTKILSREDKKELDFKMGYGFLTTNNLQLSKDRFLLLINDPKYGNDSRYYYGYIAYKLEDYGIAESTLKKMADNATYKAEITYYLLDISFKAGKFKRCIEVGKRLLPDAKKNLQSDISKIIGESYFNLEKYAAAIPYLKNYRGKKGKWNNTDYYQLGYAYYKQNDFENAINSFNKIIDQKNKVSQNAYAHLGECYLKVGQKNEALNAFKSASEMSFDVNIQQNTALNYAKLSYEAGNPFEPVSEVLQNYLKKYPKSKAYQEINKLVVSSFINDQNYQGAVDFLLKKKSDENIALIIEVSLYRGIQLFNEGKYKEALPFFSQAKKSITPEIKERAQFWEAETAYRLENYQDAILKLEALNKSLTSTDNELKLTDYTIGYGYFKLKEYKKSIVAFKKFLAKDSIDLDTKYDALIRLGDGYFASRNYTEAVKSYKIVADEFGLNSDYAQYQIGMSYGFIDDDEAKIEALKKVINNYKNSNLKDDALYQIANTYIKIKDHKNAHIAYDRLLEKYPNSVFLSRALLRQGLLYYNDNMNLQALKKYKEVVARFSNSPEALEAVANARNVYIDEGNLDDYISWTRTLKFINVSNSDIDNASFAVAEKKYLESKNNNEIIKSLIDYTRKFPEGIHKVKANYYLADVYFKNKEYQSAITPFKNVINEDRNEFSEESLSKLAQIYLQDGNYNEALPILDRLELEANNTENILFAQSNLMKAYFETKAYDFAEEYARKILQQDKIDANLENDARILIARSAFKNEDFRTAEEFYSEIEKTASGKLKAEALYYNAYFKNQQKEYEASNKIVQKLIAGYSNYKYWGVKSYVIMGKNYYGLKDVYQATFVLENVIKNFEKYEDIIQEAHEELNTIRENEAKTNNSVNPEKQ
- a CDS encoding cell division ATP-binding protein FtsE gives rise to the protein MENSVLQLEDAAIYQRDNLVLSKVNLTINTGDFYYLIGKTGSGKSSLMKTLYGDLPLKEGSGTIVGFDLNTLKEKQIPFLRRKIGIVFQDFKLLSDRNVFDNLKFVLKATGWKDKNLMKDKIHEVLNKVGMKSQYYKKTYELSGGEQQRVAIARALLNDPELILADEPTGNLDPKTSLEVMELLNSIHKSGKTILMATHDYQLIVKFKQKTLKCEGGELFEVAQQATV